A stretch of Limanda limanda chromosome 7, fLimLim1.1, whole genome shotgun sequence DNA encodes these proteins:
- the cebpb gene encoding CCAAT/enhancer-binding protein beta, with product MEVAGFYEAGGFAIHSRDQGAIAPVSGGGSYWRLGDSMPELGIEERERAIDFSAYLDSALHVPQLAAHTQTQAQPQPQQGDVFSDFLAENKIKRVAAQNYKSYSMLGDLEASQCDPRETPYSLGYPGLQESRVELQETRVDSVLSPELGRYRAAAAAAAAAAAAAGDGEDTQEDSKMENGSSAFDMRSYLHYQSTSGSLGNISSASSSCSSAPGTPAPAGRDRSPSHGGGKMSSKSKKRLDKDSEEYRLRRERNNRAVRKSRDKAKMRNLETQHKVLELTAENDRLQKRVEQLSRELSTLRNLLSATGQC from the coding sequence ATGGAAGTGGCCGGCTTCTACGAGGCGGGCGGCTTCGCTATCCACAGCAGAGACCAAGGGGCCATCGCACCGGTGAGCGGGGGGGGCTCGTACTGGAGGCTCGGGGACTCCATGCCGGAGCTGGGCATCGAGGAGCGGGAGAGAGCCATCGACTTCAGCGCATACCTGGACTCCGCGCTGCACGTCCCGCAGCTGGCGGCGCACACGCAGACGCAGGCGCAGCCGCAGCCGCAGCAGGGAGACGTCTTCTCCGATTTCCTCGCGGAGAACAAGATCAAGAGAGTTGCAGCTCAGAACTACAAGAGCTACTCGATGCTGGGCGACCTGGAGGCGAGCCAGTGCGACCCCCGGGAGACCCCCTACTCGCTGGGGTACCCGGGGCTGCAGGAGAGCCgggtggagctgcaggagaccCGGGTGGACAGCGTGCTGAGCCCGGAGCTGGGTCGCTACCgagcggctgctgctgccgctgccgccgctgctgctgctgctggggacGGAGAGGACACTCAGGAAGACTCGAAGATGGAGAACGGCTCGTCTGCTTTTGACATGAGGTCCTACCTCCACTACCAGTCCACCAGCGGCAGCCTGGGGAACATCTCCAGCGCGTCCTCGTCCTGCTCCAGCGCGCCCGGCACACCTGCCCCGGCCGGTCGGGACAGGTCCCCGTCGCACGGGGGCGGCAAGATGTCCAGCAAGTCGAAGAAGCGCCTGGACAAGGACAGTGAGGAGTACCGGCTGCGGAGGGAGAGGAACAACCGGGCCGTGAGGAAGAGCCGGGACAAAGCCAAGATGCGGAACCTGGAGACGCAGCACAAGGTCCTGGAGCTCACCGCGGAGAACGACCGGTTACAGAAGCGAGTGGAGCAGCTGTCCAGAGAGCTGTCCACCCTGCGCAACCTGCTGTCTGCCACCGGACAGTGTtag